CTGCTCCCGCACGCGGCAGAGGATGGCGCGGCTACAGGCCTCGAAGGGCTGGCCATGGAGGTGCAGGGTGCTGGCCATCCACACCGTGTCGGGCCGCCAGGGCAGCACGGTGGCGGAGCTCAGGTCCGGCACGGCGGCCACCTCGTCGTCGCTCACGTCCTGGGGCACGCCGTCGAGGGCGGCGCCGGTGAACAGCTCCGATCCCGCCAGCATCGCCGGCAGGTGGTGCAGGGGCACGGCCTTGGCCTTGCACACCCCATGCAGGTCCACGAAGCTGGCCAGGGCGTAATGCACGCCCTGCTCTTCCAGCCCGGTGCGGGCGTCCTCAGCAGTCACTCCGCTGGCGCTCACACCGCCGGCGGTCAAGCCGCTGGCGCTCATGGGCTCACCAGGGCAGGAGTGGCTGCCACGGCCTGATGCTGCAGGGCCCGTTGCTGACTCACCCAAGCGTGCCAGGCATCCAGACCCTCGCCGCTGCTGGCGGACACCCGGATCACGGCACAACGGGGATTCACCTGGCGGATGTGGGCTTCGATGCGCTCCACATCCACCGCCAGGTGGGGCAGCAGATCCGTCTTGGTGATCAGCACGCAGTCGGCTTCACGGAACATCACCGGGTACTTGAGCGGCTTGTCGTCGCCTTCGGTGACACTCAGCAGGGCCACCTTGCGGTGTTCGCCCACCTCGAATTCGGCGGGGCACACCAGGTTGCCCACGTTCTCCACCCAGAGAATGTCGAGGCTGGAGGGATCCAGCCGCTGACGCAGCAGCTTCAGGCCCCCCGCCACCATGGCCGCATCGAGATGACAGGCGCGGCCGGTGGTGATCGGCACCACGGGCACGCCCACGGCTTCCAGCCGCTGGGCATCGAGGTGGGTGGTCATGTCCCCTTCCAGCACCGCCATGGCATGGCGGCCGGCGAGCTGGGCGAGGGACCGCTCGAGCAGGGAGGTCTTGCCCGCTCCCGGGCTGCTCATCACGTTCAGACAGAGCAGGTTCCAGCCATCGAAGTGCTCGCGGTTGTGCTCGGCCTGGTGCTGGTTGGCCGCCAGCAGATTGAGACCGAGGGTGTCTTCCAGAGGCATGTGCATGGCGATCAGGCGGTGGTGAGCAGGGATGGCGAAGCGCTGGCCACAGGCGGCTGGAAGGTGTAATCCACCGAGCGGATCTTGAGTTCGCGGCCGCTCACGATCTCCTCCATCGGGTGCTGGCAGCAGGGGGACCGGTAGCCCTCCTCTGGTGAGGGGGTGTAGGTGCCGTTGCAGCGAACGCAGCGGCCCTGGAGGGGCACGGTTTCGATCGCCAGCGCGGTGCCCTCGAGCCAGCTGCCGGTCACGGCGGCGTTCCAGGTGAACACCAGCTGATCCGGTTCCACGCAGGTGAAGTCCCCCACCAGCA
This sequence is a window from Cyanobium sp. PCC 7001. Protein-coding genes within it:
- the hypB gene encoding hydrogenase nickel incorporation protein HypB, producing the protein MHMPLEDTLGLNLLAANQHQAEHNREHFDGWNLLCLNVMSSPGAGKTSLLERSLAQLAGRHAMAVLEGDMTTHLDAQRLEAVGVPVVPITTGRACHLDAAMVAGGLKLLRQRLDPSSLDILWVENVGNLVCPAEFEVGEHRKVALLSVTEGDDKPLKYPVMFREADCVLITKTDLLPHLAVDVERIEAHIRQVNPRCAVIRVSASSGEGLDAWHAWVSQQRALQHQAVAATPALVSP
- a CDS encoding hydrogenase maturation nickel metallochaperone HypA, with translation MHEVDMTKCLLLAMQEWKQQHAPAEPRVSTVHLLVGDFTCVEPDQLVFTWNAAVTGSWLEGTALAIETVPLQGRCVRCNGTYTPSPEEGYRSPCCQHPMEEIVSGRELKIRSVDYTFQPPVASASPSLLTTA